Proteins encoded together in one Anaerococcus murdochii window:
- a CDS encoding sugar phosphate nucleotidyltransferase — protein sequence MKTSLVVLAAGIGSRYGAGIKQLAKMDENSYTIIDYSIFDAIEAGFDKVVFIIRKDIEKDFKEVIGSRIEKFIEVDYAYQEMALPADFKAPSDRTKPWGTVHAVLATKNLVNEPFLVINADDYYGKGVFRDLHDFLMTSPAEKDGKIQVAMAGYKLKNTLSDNGTVTRGVSVGNKENKLINIIETHEISYNKEDGAFSSKENLGPNLLNLDSLVSMNLWASFPGFIDLAYEYFISYLEKNRENLDTCEYVLPEMIGEWIKKDLADISIIPTNEKWIGITYKEDLGPAQESFKQMFDEGIYPKDIWKEK from the coding sequence ATGAAAACTAGTCTGGTAGTTTTGGCTGCAGGCATAGGATCAAGATACGGAGCAGGCATCAAACAGCTTGCAAAGATGGACGAAAACTCCTATACGATTATTGATTATTCAATCTTTGACGCCATAGAAGCTGGCTTTGATAAGGTTGTTTTCATAATTAGAAAAGATATAGAAAAAGATTTTAAAGAGGTCATCGGATCTAGGATTGAAAAATTCATAGAAGTCGACTACGCCTACCAAGAAATGGCTTTACCAGCTGATTTTAAGGCTCCTTCTGATAGGACTAAGCCTTGGGGGACAGTCCACGCTGTTCTTGCGACAAAAAACCTTGTTAACGAGCCATTTTTGGTAATAAATGCCGATGACTACTACGGCAAGGGAGTCTTTAGGGACCTCCACGATTTTTTGATGACTTCTCCAGCTGAAAAAGACGGCAAAATCCAAGTTGCCATGGCAGGCTACAAATTGAAAAATACCCTATCTGATAACGGCACAGTTACCAGGGGTGTTTCTGTCGGCAATAAGGAAAACAAACTTATAAATATAATAGAAACCCACGAAATATCATACAACAAGGAAGATGGGGCTTTTTCCTCCAAGGAAAATCTTGGTCCAAACTTATTAAACCTAGATAGTCTTGTTTCTATGAATCTCTGGGCATCTTTTCCAGGCTTTATTGACCTAGCTTATGAATATTTTATTTCTTATCTTGAAAAAAATAGGGAAAATTTGGATACTTGCGAATACGTCTTGCCAGAAATGATTGGCGAGTGGATCAAGAAAGATTTGGCAGATATTTCAATAATCCCTACCAACGAAAAATGGATTGGAATCACCTACAAGGAAGACCTAGGCCCTGCCCAAGAGTCCTTTAAGCAAATGTTTGATGAGGGAATTTACCCAAAAGATATTTGGAAAGAAAAATAA
- a CDS encoding LacI family DNA-binding transcriptional regulator — protein MIKPTIKDIADICGVSVSTVSRAINDAEGISAKTRARILKTIKETGYEPDTNARNLKISKNKTIAVLIKGITNPFFTPMIKVIEEEISKTGYSFVLNKVEEHSSEVDIALKMAKILKPEGIIFLGGDLRDDQEKLKTLGIPYSMTTIINKEIVNKNSTCVGVDDFKESYKMVDYLISLGHRKIAFIAARANDLSIGSLRFEGYKKALADHDIEFDENLVIYPPKGLNPYSLYHGYESGKKIVGQGLDCTAIYAISDFVAIGAIKALNDMGKSVPEDYSVAGFDGLEINEFLIKPITTIVQPTSKIAYTSVKELFNIINRKEYKKVINYAGELFIGQTTAKIKEE, from the coding sequence ATGATTAAGCCAACAATCAAAGATATAGCTGATATATGTGGTGTGAGTGTAAGTACAGTATCTAGGGCAATTAATGATGCTGAAGGTATTAGCGCAAAAACCAGGGCTAGGATCCTAAAGACAATTAAGGAAACTGGTTATGAGCCAGATACAAATGCCAGAAATCTAAAAATAAGCAAAAATAAAACTATAGCAGTCCTAATCAAGGGTATTACCAACCCATTCTTTACGCCAATGATTAAGGTTATTGAAGAAGAGATAAGTAAGACTGGCTATTCCTTTGTTTTAAATAAGGTAGAAGAACATTCATCAGAAGTGGATATAGCTTTGAAGATGGCCAAGATATTAAAGCCAGAAGGGATAATTTTCCTCGGTGGTGATCTTAGAGATGACCAAGAAAAATTAAAAACTTTGGGTATCCCTTATTCAATGACTACCATAATAAATAAAGAAATAGTAAACAAAAACTCAACTTGTGTAGGGGTCGACGATTTCAAGGAATCTTACAAGATGGTGGACTATTTAATAAGTCTAGGCCATAGGAAAATCGCCTTTATAGCCGCAAGAGCCAACGACTTAAGTATAGGAAGTTTGAGGTTTGAAGGGTATAAAAAAGCCTTGGCTGATCATGATATAGAATTTGATGAAAATCTTGTAATATATCCGCCAAAGGGATTAAACCCTTATTCCCTTTACCATGGCTATGAGTCTGGTAAAAAAATTGTAGGCCAAGGGCTTGATTGTACTGCAATTTACGCTATCTCTGATTTTGTGGCAATAGGAGCTATCAAGGCCCTAAATGACATGGGAAAGTCAGTTCCAGAGGATTATTCTGTGGCAGGTTTTGATGGTCTTGAGATAAATGAATTTTTAATAAAACCAATCACAACTATAGTTCAGCCAACAAGCAAAATTGCCTACACATCAGTAAAAGAATTATTTAACATAATTAATAGAAAAGAATATAAGAAAGTAATAAACTACGCTGGCGAACTTTTTATCGGCCAGACAACAGCCAAAATAAAGGAGGAGTGA
- the thrS gene encoding threonine--tRNA ligase, which translates to MIKIKLPDESVKEYEKGVLVGDVTKDISMGLYRAAVGAVVNGRVMGYAEPINEDADFRVVKFEDEEGKEIFWHTSSHVMAAAIKELWPETKFAIGPAIADGFYYDMDLEHRFTPEDLEQIEKKMKEIAKKDLKLERIEISRDEALKMFKEEGQDYKVELIEDLPADELITLYKMGDAFTDLCRGPHLESTKEIKAIKLKAIAGAYWRGDSDKAMLQRIYGISFPKAKDLEEYEELQKEIARRDHRKIGKEMDLFAFHEEGPGFPFFHPNGMILMNELLGWWRGVLDNYGYGEIKTPLILNEDLWHRSGHWDHYKENMYFTKIDDEDYAIKPMNCPGSVLTYASRQHSYRDLPIRLAEFGQVHRHELSGTLHGLFRVRTFTQDDAHVYCLPSQIKEEVYKMIDLADLLYSTFGFKYTIELSTRPDDYMGDIKDWDFAEEQLKKALEERGIEYQINPGDGAFYGPKIDFHLLDAAKREWQCGTIQLDFQLPANFELEYVDENGEKKRPVMLHRALLGSIERFIGVLTEHFAGRFPLWINPRQVEVIPVADRFADKAHEIAKEIEKAGFRVGVDERSEGVGYKIRSAQMMRTNYMLVVGDKEIESGLLTVRNRDGEETKDVKLADFIAKISEERDSKSRESIY; encoded by the coding sequence ATGATTAAGATTAAATTACCAGACGAATCAGTAAAAGAATATGAAAAAGGAGTTCTTGTTGGTGATGTGACAAAAGACATATCAATGGGCCTTTACAGGGCAGCTGTAGGTGCTGTTGTAAATGGCAGAGTTATGGGATATGCTGAGCCAATTAATGAAGATGCTGATTTTAGAGTTGTAAAATTTGAAGATGAAGAAGGCAAGGAAATTTTCTGGCATACATCAAGCCACGTTATGGCTGCAGCCATTAAAGAACTTTGGCCAGAAACAAAATTTGCTATAGGACCTGCCATAGCAGATGGTTTCTACTATGATATGGACCTTGAACACAGATTTACTCCAGAAGATCTTGAGCAAATCGAAAAGAAAATGAAAGAAATTGCCAAAAAAGACCTTAAGCTAGAAAGAATTGAAATTTCAAGAGATGAGGCCCTTAAGATGTTTAAGGAAGAGGGCCAAGACTACAAGGTAGAACTAATCGAAGACCTTCCAGCAGATGAATTAATCACTCTTTACAAAATGGGCGATGCCTTCACAGACCTTTGCAGGGGTCCACACCTTGAATCTACAAAGGAAATCAAGGCTATAAAACTTAAGGCAATTGCCGGTGCTTACTGGAGGGGAGATTCTGATAAGGCTATGCTTCAAAGAATCTACGGTATCTCCTTCCCAAAGGCAAAAGATCTTGAAGAATACGAAGAATTACAAAAAGAAATAGCTAGACGTGACCACAGAAAGATCGGCAAGGAAATGGACCTATTTGCCTTCCACGAAGAAGGACCAGGCTTCCCATTCTTCCATCCAAATGGCATGATTCTAATGAACGAGCTTCTTGGTTGGTGGAGAGGTGTCCTTGATAATTATGGCTACGGAGAAATCAAAACTCCACTTATCCTAAATGAAGACCTATGGCACAGATCAGGCCACTGGGACCACTACAAGGAAAATATGTACTTTACAAAGATAGATGACGAAGATTACGCAATTAAGCCAATGAACTGCCCAGGTTCAGTTTTAACTTATGCATCTCGTCAACATTCTTACAGAGACCTACCAATTAGACTTGCAGAATTTGGCCAAGTTCACAGACACGAATTATCTGGTACTTTACATGGCCTATTCAGAGTAAGAACTTTCACCCAAGACGATGCCCACGTTTACTGCCTTCCATCTCAAATTAAGGAAGAAGTTTACAAAATGATCGACCTTGCAGACCTTCTTTATTCTACATTTGGCTTTAAATATACAATAGAATTATCAACAAGACCAGATGACTATATGGGAGATATAAAAGATTGGGACTTCGCTGAAGAACAATTAAAGAAAGCACTCGAAGAACGTGGAATTGAATACCAAATAAACCCAGGCGACGGTGCCTTCTACGGTCCAAAAATCGACTTCCACTTATTAGATGCAGCTAAGAGAGAATGGCAATGTGGTACAATCCAACTTGACTTCCAACTTCCAGCCAACTTTGAGCTAGAATATGTTGACGAAAACGGCGAAAAGAAGAGACCAGTAATGCTTCACAGGGCCCTACTTGGTTCAATCGAGAGATTTATCGGTGTTCTTACAGAACACTTTGCAGGTAGGTTCCCACTTTGGATTAACCCTAGACAAGTAGAAGTAATTCCAGTAGCTGACAGATTTGCTGACAAGGCTCATGAAATCGCAAAAGAAATCGAAAAAGCAGGTTTCAGAGTAGGCGTAGATGAAAGAAGCGAAGGTGTAGGCTATAAGATAAGATCAGCTCAAATGATGAGAACAAACTATATGCTAGTAGTAGGAGATAAGGAAATCGAATCAGGACTCCTAACAGTTAGAAATAGGGACGGCGAAGAAACAAAAGACGTTAAACTTGCTGACTTTATTGCGAAAATCTCTGAAGAAAGAGATTCTAAGTCAAGAGAGTCAATCTATTAA
- the malQ gene encoding 4-alpha-glucanotransferase: MKKAGILWPLASLNGSHGIGDFGRASYDFIDTSKEAGFDMWQILPLNPLGYGNSPYQPYSSYAGDEVYISLDMLYEDGLLDKRIAPLKQRDRVDYNFVREFKGQYLKKAFEKFKEKELDQTDSYKEFLKFDFVYDYAVFISFKKDNGLIAWNEWPAEQKSWIIDRKLDLSPYQDQIAYEIFIQYIFYQQWMKLKAYANEKGLKIIGDIPFYVGLDSLDVWQNQKYFEITEEGKPILIAGVPPDAFSNLGQRWGNPIYKWDELEKDDFKFWIDRLAYNAKLYDIVRLDHFRAFDTYWQIDAKNDTAVEGEWIYAPGFKLFDKITEELKDVEFIAEDLGTMMPGVYKLRDHYDLKGMVIIQENLRPWEDHLIEATANSVAYPGTHDNKTLFQWYDELTDDQHESLKEYFKDLGIDHGDIRDDFFDFVMGVESDYVIVSLADILGFGKEARINEPSTLNDLNWSFKLKDLNDYREKVETLKEIIEKNRGHARKKSGKTSKVEENKEK; the protein is encoded by the coding sequence ATGAAAAAAGCAGGAATTTTATGGCCCCTAGCTAGCCTTAACGGCAGCCATGGCATAGGGGATTTTGGCAGGGCTAGCTATGACTTTATAGACACAAGTAAAGAAGCTGGATTTGATATGTGGCAAATCCTTCCCCTAAACCCTCTAGGTTATGGAAATTCACCTTACCAACCTTATTCATCCTATGCGGGAGATGAGGTCTATATATCCCTAGATATGCTCTATGAAGATGGGCTACTAGATAAGAGAATAGCACCACTTAAGCAAAGGGACAGGGTTGATTACAACTTTGTAAGAGAATTTAAAGGCCAATACCTAAAGAAAGCCTTCGAAAAATTTAAGGAAAAAGAGCTAGATCAGACCGACTCCTATAAGGAATTTTTAAAATTTGACTTTGTATACGACTATGCAGTTTTTATAAGTTTCAAAAAAGACAACGGCCTAATCGCTTGGAATGAGTGGCCAGCAGAGCAAAAATCATGGATCATTGACAGAAAGCTTGACCTTAGCCCATACCAAGATCAAATTGCTTATGAGATTTTCATCCAATATATATTTTATCAACAATGGATGAAATTAAAGGCATATGCTAATGAAAAAGGTCTTAAAATCATAGGTGACATCCCATTTTATGTGGGACTTGATAGCCTAGATGTTTGGCAAAATCAAAAATATTTTGAAATTACCGAGGAAGGTAAGCCAATATTAATAGCAGGAGTTCCACCAGATGCCTTCTCTAATCTTGGCCAAAGATGGGGAAATCCAATCTATAAGTGGGATGAGCTCGAAAAAGACGACTTCAAATTCTGGATAGATAGGCTAGCCTACAATGCAAAATTATACGATATTGTAAGGCTTGACCACTTTAGAGCCTTTGACACTTATTGGCAAATAGACGCTAAAAACGACACAGCTGTAGAAGGCGAATGGATTTATGCACCAGGTTTTAAACTTTTTGATAAAATAACAGAAGAATTAAAAGATGTAGAATTTATCGCAGAAGACCTTGGAACAATGATGCCAGGAGTTTACAAGCTTCGTGACCATTATGACCTAAAGGGCATGGTTATCATCCAAGAAAACCTAAGACCTTGGGAAGATCACTTAATAGAAGCGACAGCTAACTCTGTTGCCTATCCAGGCACTCACGACAATAAGACCCTCTTCCAATGGTATGATGAATTAACCGACGACCAGCATGAATCCTTAAAAGAATATTTCAAAGACTTGGGTATTGATCATGGGGACATCAGGGATGATTTCTTTGATTTTGTCATGGGAGTTGAAAGCGACTATGTAATAGTATCTTTGGCAGATATCCTAGGTTTTGGAAAAGAAGCAAGGATAAACGAACCTTCAACCTTAAACGACCTAAATTGGTCTTTTAAACTCAAAGACTTGAATGACTATAGGGAAAAAGTAGAAACTCTAAAGGAAATCATAGAAAAAAATAGGGGCCATGCAAGAAAAAAGTCTGGAAAGACAAGCAAGGTCGAAGAAAATAAAGAGAAATAA
- the galE gene encoding UDP-glucose 4-epimerase GalE yields MKNILITGGAGYIGSHTAVELLNKNYNVIVYDNLSNSSRISIDRVEEITGKKISFYEADILDKDKLKEVLVNEKIDVLIHCAALKSVGESVSKPLEYYHNNLTGTLTTLEAMKEVGCKNLIFSSSATVYGNPKSVPITEDFPKGECTNPYGWSKSMMEQIMIDLQKSDPDWKIVLLRYFNPIGAHKSGKIGEDPQGIPNNLLPYIAQVAVGKLDYLRVFGDDYDTVDGTGVRDYIHVVDLAKGHVCAIDKLDSLDGVSIINLATGNGYSVLEVVKAFEEASGRKVPYKIVGRREGDIAKCFADATKAYKVLGWKAENGIKEMCEDSWRWQKNNPNGYEERK; encoded by the coding sequence ATGAAAAACATATTAATAACTGGTGGGGCAGGCTATATTGGCAGCCACACTGCGGTTGAATTATTAAATAAGAATTACAATGTTATAGTTTATGACAATCTATCAAACTCTTCAAGAATTTCTATTGATAGAGTTGAAGAAATAACTGGTAAAAAAATAAGTTTTTATGAGGCTGACATCCTTGATAAAGACAAGCTAAAAGAAGTTTTGGTCAATGAAAAAATTGATGTCCTAATTCACTGTGCAGCCTTAAAATCCGTTGGCGAATCAGTTTCAAAACCACTTGAATACTACCACAACAACCTCACTGGGACCCTTACAACCCTTGAGGCTATGAAGGAAGTGGGTTGTAAAAACCTCATTTTTTCTTCATCTGCAACTGTCTATGGCAATCCAAAAAGCGTCCCTATTACAGAAGATTTTCCAAAGGGCGAGTGCACCAACCCTTACGGCTGGTCAAAGTCTATGATGGAACAGATTATGATTGACCTACAAAAGTCAGACCCAGATTGGAAAATTGTTCTACTAAGGTATTTTAACCCAATTGGTGCCCACAAGTCAGGCAAAATTGGTGAAGACCCACAAGGAATACCAAACAATTTGCTCCCATACATAGCCCAGGTAGCCGTTGGTAAACTTGACTATCTCAGAGTTTTTGGAGATGACTATGATACAGTAGATGGGACTGGAGTTAGGGATTATATCCACGTTGTCGACCTTGCCAAGGGCCATGTTTGCGCTATAGATAAGCTTGACAGTCTCGACGGAGTTTCAATAATAAACCTTGCCACAGGAAATGGGTATTCGGTCCTTGAAGTTGTGAAGGCCTTCGAAGAAGCCTCTGGCAGAAAGGTTCCATATAAAATTGTAGGCCGCAGGGAAGGCGATATTGCCAAGTGTTTTGCTGATGCGACTAAGGCCTACAAAGTCCTAGGCTGGAAGGCTGAAAACGGCATCAAAGAAATGTGTGAAGACTCCTGGAGATGGCAAAAAAATAACCCTAACGGTTATGAAGAAAGGAAATGA